The following coding sequences lie in one Heyndrickxia oleronia genomic window:
- a CDS encoding L,D-transpeptidase translates to MAYEIHVSTAKRRLTLLNAGRVVKTYPIGVGKMLTPTPKGVYTIINKQPNPGGPFGIMWMGLSKQHYGIHGTNNPASIGKLVSHGCIRMYNKDVLSLSKIVPIGTKVSISRN, encoded by the coding sequence GTGGCATATGAAATTCATGTATCAACAGCAAAACGCCGTTTGACATTGTTGAATGCCGGAAGAGTTGTCAAAACCTATCCAATCGGGGTGGGGAAGATGCTGACCCCTACACCTAAAGGGGTATATACAATCATCAATAAACAGCCAAATCCAGGAGGTCCATTCGGTATCATGTGGATGGGATTATCGAAGCAGCACTATGGAATACACGGGACTAATAATCCTGCCTCAATTGGGAAGCTGGTTTCACATGGGTGTATTCGAATGTACAATAAGGATGTTCTTTCCCTTTCGAAAATTGTTCCGATAGGCACTAAGGTGAGCATAAGCCGAAATTAG
- a CDS encoding methionine ABC transporter ATP-binding protein, translating into MIKFEGVSKVFQSKGREVAAVQDVSLSIEKGEIFGVIGFSGAGKSTLLRLVNLLERPTTGKVIVNDQENLSLTEKELRMMRQRIGMIFQTFNLFNSRTVFGNVAYPLKLAKVPKQEINRRVTELLQFVGLADKAKYYPEQLSGGQKQRVGIARALATSPDILICDEATSALDPETTSDILNLLKKVNEEYNVTILLITHEMQVIRNICDRVAVMENGRVIEEGSVFDIFTNPKTQTTKNFISSVLNDKISSKLFEKLRSNPSSRLYRLVFTGEETSKPLLSDIAKSYQVDVNIIYGNISELQEVLFGQLIVELQGTDHEVDKAVKHLERFVQIKEVTTHAS; encoded by the coding sequence ATGATTAAGTTTGAAGGTGTAAGTAAGGTTTTCCAGTCAAAAGGCAGAGAAGTTGCAGCTGTGCAGGATGTCTCCTTGTCGATTGAAAAAGGGGAAATATTTGGGGTCATCGGCTTCAGTGGAGCCGGGAAAAGTACCCTACTTAGGCTGGTAAATCTATTAGAACGACCAACAACTGGAAAAGTGATTGTCAATGATCAGGAAAATTTATCGCTTACAGAGAAGGAACTCAGGATGATGAGGCAAAGAATTGGAATGATCTTTCAGACCTTTAATCTATTTAACTCCCGAACGGTGTTTGGAAATGTTGCTTATCCATTAAAACTTGCGAAAGTGCCAAAACAGGAGATTAATCGTAGAGTAACAGAACTATTACAATTTGTAGGATTAGCAGATAAGGCGAAGTATTATCCTGAACAATTGTCTGGTGGTCAGAAACAGCGGGTAGGTATTGCAAGAGCTCTTGCTACATCCCCAGATATTCTTATCTGTGATGAGGCTACCTCTGCATTAGATCCAGAAACTACTAGTGATATTTTGAATCTGTTAAAAAAGGTAAATGAAGAGTACAATGTGACCATTCTATTAATCACCCATGAAATGCAAGTCATTCGCAATATATGTGACAGAGTAGCAGTGATGGAAAACGGAAGGGTCATAGAGGAAGGATCGGTTTTTGATATTTTCACAAATCCAAAAACACAAACAACTAAGAATTTTATTAGTTCTGTTTTAAATGACAAAATCTCTTCTAAACTATTTGAAAAATTACGATCTAACCCATCAAGTCGCTTATACAGATTAGTTTTTACTGGGGAAGAGACAAGTAAACCGTTGCTTTCTGATATTGCGAAGTCCTATCAAGTAGATGTTAATATCATTTACGGCAATATTAGCGAGTTACAGGAAGTGCTTTTTGGCCAGCTTATCGTTGAATTACAAGGGACAGATCATGAAGTTGATAAGGCAGTGAAGCATTTAGAAAGATTTGTACAAATAAAGGAGGTTACAACTCATGCAAGTTGA
- a CDS encoding methionine ABC transporter permease has protein sequence MQVDWSTFWPRVVQASGQTVTMVIFTLIFSTIIGTIIGLLLFVTRKGNILENKTVSTILNILINIIRPIPFIIFLVAISPITRMVMGSTIGTAAAIFPMTIAASFGIARVVENNLVSIDPGIIEAAKAMGAGKLQIIFGVLIREALGPLILGITFITVGLIDFSAMAGTVGGGGLGDLAMTYGYQRFDTQVMIVTVVLLIILVQIAQFVGNYLARIFLRR, from the coding sequence ATGCAAGTTGATTGGAGTACATTTTGGCCCAGAGTAGTGCAGGCATCGGGTCAAACAGTGACTATGGTTATTTTTACATTAATCTTTTCAACAATCATTGGAACGATTATTGGTTTACTCCTTTTCGTCACTCGAAAAGGCAATATTTTAGAAAATAAAACGGTATCTACTATCTTAAATATTTTAATAAATATTATTCGACCGATTCCATTTATTATTTTTCTCGTTGCCATTAGCCCAATTACTAGGATGGTGATGGGGTCAACCATTGGAACAGCTGCAGCTATCTTTCCGATGACCATAGCAGCATCCTTCGGAATTGCACGTGTGGTCGAAAACAATCTTGTATCCATCGATCCGGGAATTATAGAAGCAGCGAAGGCCATGGGGGCAGGTAAGCTACAAATTATCTTCGGGGTATTAATTCGTGAAGCCTTGGGTCCACTAATTTTAGGAATTACCTTTATCACCGTTGGATTAATTGATTTTTCAGCCATGGCAGGTACAGTAGGCGGCGGTGGCCTTGGAGATTTGGCGATGACCTATGGTTATCAACGCTTTGATACGCAAGTGATGATTGTGACAGTTGTGTTATTAATTATTCTTGTACAAATTGCTCAATTTGTTGGCAACTACTTAGCGAGAATTTTCCTTCGTAGATAA
- a CDS encoding MetQ/NlpA family ABC transporter substrate-binding protein gives MKKSFLLSIIAVITLSLLAACGKETSGKDSKVVTIGVTGSDGQMWDIIKEKAKKEGITVKLKEFSDYTIPNQALADGDIDLNAFQHIAFLNQFKEEHNLDITPIGTTQIAPMGMFSDKYKNPDDIPTGGEIAIPNDPSNQARALLLLQSAGLIKLKDDFGLFGDPSGIVENPKKLKITPVVAQQTPRVLKDVAASVINNGVAGQAGLNITKESIYLEDPNSDSVKPYINIIAARTKEKDNKIYKKILEIYHSKEVEEAIKKDTKGGSIVVDMPIKDLDGIIK, from the coding sequence ATGAAAAAATCATTTTTACTAAGCATTATTGCAGTAATCACTCTTTCCCTTCTTGCTGCATGTGGCAAAGAAACTAGTGGAAAAGATAGTAAAGTCGTGACGATTGGAGTGACAGGATCGGACGGACAAATGTGGGATATTATTAAGGAAAAGGCAAAAAAAGAGGGTATAACAGTTAAATTGAAGGAATTCTCTGATTATACGATTCCAAATCAAGCACTAGCCGATGGAGATATCGATCTGAATGCCTTTCAGCATATAGCTTTTCTAAACCAATTTAAAGAAGAACATAACCTAGATATTACACCAATTGGAACTACACAAATCGCACCTATGGGAATGTTTTCTGATAAATATAAGAATCCTGATGACATCCCGACTGGAGGAGAAATTGCGATTCCTAACGACCCGTCAAATCAAGCACGTGCTCTATTATTATTACAATCAGCAGGTCTAATTAAATTAAAGGATGATTTTGGTCTATTTGGTGACCCAAGTGGGATTGTAGAAAATCCAAAGAAGCTTAAGATTACACCAGTTGTGGCGCAACAAACACCTCGTGTTCTAAAAGATGTTGCTGCATCAGTCATTAATAATGGGGTGGCCGGCCAAGCTGGTCTTAATATTACAAAGGAATCTATTTATCTCGAGGATCCAAATAGTGATTCGGTAAAGCCATATATTAATATTATTGCTGCACGAACAAAGGAAAAGGATAACAAAATCTATAAAAAAATTCTTGAAATTTATCATAGTAAGGAAGTAGAGGAAGCAATCAAAAAAGATACAAAAGGTGGATCAATCGTGGTTGATATGCCAATTAAAGATCTTGATGGGATTATTAAATAA
- a CDS encoding M20 family metallopeptidase, translating to MTIQTESLRESIVKSIEDSKELYIEASHKIHENPEIGNQEFFAAKTLTAILEKAGFEVTRNVAGHETGFVARKSSAKKGPRIAFLAEYDALPGLGHACGHNIIGTTSVAAGIALAEVIDETGGEVVVFGTPAEEGGPNGSAKGSFVKHGLLEGVDIALIIHPSGKTGITTPFLAVDPLDFHFYGKAAHASGSPEKGINALDAVIQLFNGINALRQQLPTDVRIHGIITHGGEAPNIIPEYASARFFIRASTWKRAEEVSEKVRNIAQGAALATGSTVKVDRFQNEVHDFVINDTLDEVIKKELELLGEVVSTEKEKGIGSSDAGNVSHVVPTAHPYIKIGPDDLIGHTNEFRECAKSELGDKALITGAKALAFTGYQILTEPGLLEKVRADFEAQLKK from the coding sequence ATGACAATACAAACAGAAAGTTTAAGAGAAAGTATTGTAAAAAGCATTGAGGATTCAAAGGAGCTATACATTGAGGCAAGCCATAAAATTCACGAAAATCCTGAAATAGGAAATCAAGAGTTCTTTGCAGCAAAGACATTAACAGCTATTCTTGAAAAAGCTGGTTTCGAGGTAACTCGTAATGTTGCAGGGCATGAAACAGGATTTGTTGCACGAAAATCTTCAGCTAAAAAAGGACCTCGAATTGCATTTCTTGCCGAATATGATGCTTTGCCAGGCTTAGGTCATGCTTGTGGTCATAATATCATTGGTACGACAAGTGTAGCAGCGGGGATTGCCTTAGCTGAAGTAATCGATGAAACAGGCGGAGAAGTAGTAGTATTTGGGACACCAGCGGAAGAAGGAGGGCCAAATGGCAGTGCAAAGGGAAGCTTCGTTAAACATGGATTATTAGAAGGAGTTGACATTGCTTTAATCATTCATCCTTCTGGAAAAACAGGTATCACGACACCTTTTCTTGCTGTAGATCCGCTTGATTTTCATTTTTATGGAAAGGCAGCCCATGCATCTGGTTCGCCTGAAAAGGGAATTAATGCGTTGGATGCGGTTATCCAATTATTCAATGGAATCAATGCACTACGCCAGCAATTACCTACAGATGTGAGAATTCATGGTATCATTACTCATGGTGGAGAAGCTCCAAATATCATTCCTGAATATGCATCTGCTCGATTCTTTATCCGTGCAAGTACATGGAAGCGTGCTGAAGAAGTATCTGAAAAGGTACGAAATATCGCTCAAGGAGCAGCACTTGCGACGGGCAGTACAGTAAAAGTGGATCGTTTCCAAAATGAGGTTCATGATTTCGTCATCAATGATACGCTTGATGAAGTAATAAAGAAAGAACTCGAATTATTAGGTGAAGTGGTATCGACAGAAAAGGAAAAAGGGATTGGATCTTCGGATGCTGGAAATGTTAGTCATGTTGTTCCGACCGCACATCCATATATTAAAATTGGCCCTGATGATTTAATTGGCCATACAAATGAATTTCGGGAATGTGCTAAATCAGAACTCGGGGATAAAGCATTAATTACGGGAGCGAAAGCATTGGCCTTTACTGGATATCAAATTTTAACAGAGCCTGGCTTACTGGAAAAAGTCCGTGCTGATTTTGAGGCACAATTAAAGAAGTAA
- the brnQ gene encoding branched-chain amino acid transport system II carrier protein yields MSKKESFMFVIAVGFMLFALFFGAGNLIFPVMLGQSAGSNIWLANAGFIVTGVGLPLLGVLALGYSGKSDLQALASRAHPVFGLIFTTVLYLAVGPLFAIPRTGSVSYEIGVKPFLPEDVGFLPLLIFTIIFFGMTCYFSMNASKIVDIVGKILTPLLLIFIAILIITAIIYPMGEFQAPTKPYLNHSFFKGFQDGYLTMDTLAAFVFGIIVIQTIKDKGIVSKSNIMITCIKAGLLSAILLAIIYSALTYIGASSVNKLGLLDNGATILAGVSSHYFGSYGKILIGFIVLAACLTTSIGLITSSASYFHKLFPKISYKMFSVILSIISAIFANVGLMKLISISEPVLVAIYPLAICLIFLTFFHSIFKGKSEVYIGSLFLTFIISLIDGLKEAGLHIRSLDQLLKGILPFYSVGMGWLIPAIIGGFLGFVLSYIKKIR; encoded by the coding sequence TTGTCAAAGAAAGAATCATTTATGTTTGTGATAGCAGTTGGTTTTATGCTTTTTGCCTTGTTCTTTGGGGCTGGAAATTTAATATTTCCAGTTATGTTAGGTCAATCTGCGGGTTCTAATATTTGGCTAGCGAATGCCGGTTTTATTGTTACAGGAGTTGGTCTGCCATTACTAGGGGTATTGGCATTAGGTTATTCTGGGAAAAGTGATCTGCAAGCTTTAGCAAGTAGAGCACATCCTGTTTTTGGCCTTATTTTTACTACTGTGCTTTATTTAGCTGTTGGTCCACTATTTGCTATTCCGAGAACAGGAAGTGTTTCCTATGAAATAGGTGTAAAACCATTTTTACCTGAAGATGTTGGCTTCCTACCATTATTAATCTTCACGATTATTTTTTTTGGTATGACCTGTTATTTTTCGATGAATGCATCAAAGATCGTTGATATTGTTGGGAAAATTTTAACGCCATTACTCTTAATTTTTATAGCTATCCTTATTATTACAGCAATTATTTATCCAATGGGTGAGTTTCAAGCCCCTACAAAACCTTATTTAAATCATTCATTCTTTAAAGGTTTTCAGGATGGTTATTTGACCATGGATACTTTAGCTGCTTTCGTTTTTGGAATTATCGTTATTCAGACGATTAAGGACAAGGGAATTGTAAGTAAAAGTAACATTATGATTACCTGTATAAAGGCAGGATTACTTTCAGCTATATTATTGGCCATTATCTATTCAGCACTTACTTATATTGGTGCAAGCAGTGTTAATAAACTAGGTTTGCTAGATAATGGTGCGACTATTTTAGCAGGTGTATCTAGTCATTATTTTGGTTCCTATGGAAAAATTTTAATAGGGTTCATTGTTCTAGCTGCGTGTTTAACAACAAGCATTGGGTTAATTACATCTAGTGCATCATATTTTCATAAACTATTCCCAAAAATTTCGTATAAAATGTTTTCTGTTATTTTGTCGATCATTAGTGCGATTTTTGCCAATGTAGGATTAATGAAGCTAATTAGTATCTCCGAACCAGTATTAGTTGCTATCTACCCATTAGCTATTTGTTTAATTTTCTTAACATTCTTTCATTCGATATTTAAGGGTAAATCTGAGGTTTATATAGGGAGTTTGTTTTTGACCTTTATCATTAGTTTAATTGATGGCTTGAAAGAGGCGGGACTACATATAAGATCACTTGATCAATTATTAAAAGGTATACTTCCTTTCTATTCAGTTGGAATGGGGTGGCTGATTCCAGCGATTATTGGAGGGTTTTTAGGGTTTGTACTTTCTTATATAAAAAAGATAAGATAG
- a CDS encoding LCP family protein has product MNSRYKRKKRRIRKRRVFLFIVLLLILGVVGYAAAQYYIGKNQAGEGFEKLEDVKFNGKKDAKGRINFLLLGIDKREGEKKSHTDTIMVAQYDPKKDDVKIISLMRDMFVDVPGYKKWKINTAFFLDGPELLRKTIQQNFGLDVQYYVMVDFKGFEKIVDTLAPNGIEIDVEKKMSENIDVTLEPGLQRLNGKELLGYARFRHDAEADFGRVARQQKVINALKDEVLSVNGITKAPKLFGTIQPYIQTNMSKTDSIALLTKVLLNKPDKIETLTVPVQGAYQPGYSDYAGSVLEVDLEKNKQAIDDFLNDRNKDNTETTNEDTNP; this is encoded by the coding sequence ATGAATTCTAGATATAAAAGAAAAAAAAGAAGAATACGTAAAAGAAGAGTGTTTCTCTTCATCGTTTTATTATTGATCTTAGGGGTTGTTGGCTATGCAGCAGCTCAATACTATATAGGTAAAAACCAAGCCGGTGAGGGCTTTGAGAAACTAGAAGATGTAAAATTTAATGGGAAAAAGGACGCGAAGGGAAGGATAAACTTCCTTTTACTAGGTATAGATAAGCGTGAAGGTGAAAAAAAATCACATACTGACACGATAATGGTTGCACAATATGATCCGAAAAAAGATGATGTTAAAATTATATCTTTAATGCGTGATATGTTTGTGGATGTTCCTGGTTATAAAAAATGGAAAATTAATACTGCATTTTTCCTAGATGGTCCTGAATTATTGAGAAAAACGATTCAGCAAAACTTTGGTTTAGATGTTCAATACTATGTCATGGTAGATTTCAAAGGCTTTGAGAAAATTGTTGATACACTTGCTCCGAACGGAATTGAAATCGATGTTGAAAAGAAAATGTCCGAAAATATTGATGTAACGCTTGAACCAGGATTACAAAGATTAAACGGGAAAGAGCTTTTGGGCTATGCAAGATTCAGACATGATGCTGAAGCTGATTTTGGACGTGTTGCACGTCAGCAAAAGGTTATTAATGCATTAAAAGATGAAGTTTTAAGTGTAAATGGTATTACGAAGGCACCGAAGCTCTTCGGAACGATTCAACCTTATATACAAACAAATATGAGCAAAACAGATAGTATTGCTTTATTAACCAAGGTGTTATTAAACAAACCAGATAAAATTGAAACGTTGACTGTGCCTGTTCAGGGAGCTTATCAACCAGGTTACTCAGATTATGCTGGATCCGTTCTTGAAGTGGATTTAGAAAAAAATAAACAGGCGATCGATGATTTCTTAAACGACAGGAATAAGGACAACACAGAAACAACAAATGAAGATACGAATCCTTAA
- a CDS encoding ABC transporter ATP-binding protein has product MKEMEDTIKQPGWRQFVRLVKQTKPSKLLLCIALVLSVSTTIVGLLVPLFTKNLINDFSLSSLNTGKIILLVVAMLIQALASGISIYILNHIGQSVVAGIRDRLWKKLLVLPVSYYDENQTGETVSRMTNDTAVVKGLITDHLANFLTGIISIIGSIIVLLILDWKMTLLMFIAIPLSFVILFPLGKKMHKVSKGMQDETAKFTSVIQQVLSEVRLVKASNAEKIEYENGKKGITELFQFGLKEAKIQAMIAPLIGLVIMLLLVVILGYGGMRVSSGVLTAGDLVAFIMYLFQIVMPMGQLTTFFTQFQKATGATERIISILETVEEEHKIKQEVKNVNQPINVEHVSFSYGDAEPVLKDISFSVDSGKVTAIVGPSGSGKTTLFSLLERYYQPQEGEIRLGRESIHHFSLLSWRSQIGYVSQESPIVSGTIRDNICYGLDRKVDEADLYRVAKMAYADQFITELPQGFDTEVGERGIKLSGGQRQRIAIARAFLRDPKILMLDEATSSLDSKSELVVQQALQNLMKGRTTLVIAHRLSTVIDADQILFFEKGKITGQGTHEELVQSHTLYREFANQQLRMKEPV; this is encoded by the coding sequence ATGAAGGAAATGGAAGATACTATAAAACAACCGGGGTGGCGGCAATTTGTTCGGTTAGTCAAGCAAACAAAACCATCAAAATTACTATTATGTATTGCCTTGGTACTAAGTGTTAGTACAACAATTGTTGGACTCTTAGTTCCTTTATTTACGAAAAATCTAATCAATGATTTCTCGTTGAGCTCATTAAATACGGGGAAAATTATACTACTTGTAGTAGCCATGCTTATTCAAGCATTAGCCAGTGGTATATCCATCTATATTTTGAATCATATCGGACAGTCAGTGGTAGCGGGAATTAGGGATCGTTTATGGAAAAAGCTCCTTGTTTTACCGGTATCCTATTATGATGAGAATCAAACCGGTGAAACGGTTAGTCGAATGACAAATGATACAGCGGTGGTTAAAGGATTGATTACCGACCATTTAGCTAATTTTCTAACGGGGATTATTTCAATCATCGGTTCAATTATTGTCTTGCTTATTTTAGACTGGAAAATGACATTACTTATGTTTATAGCAATTCCATTATCATTTGTTATTTTATTTCCATTAGGGAAGAAAATGCACAAGGTGTCAAAAGGAATGCAAGATGAGACGGCAAAGTTTACTTCTGTTATTCAACAAGTACTATCGGAAGTCCGTTTAGTAAAAGCGTCGAATGCGGAAAAGATTGAATATGAAAATGGCAAAAAAGGCATTACTGAGTTATTTCAATTTGGCCTAAAAGAGGCAAAAATTCAAGCTATGATCGCACCGTTGATTGGTTTAGTGATTATGCTGTTACTTGTTGTTATTCTTGGTTATGGAGGAATGAGAGTTTCTTCTGGAGTATTAACAGCAGGTGATTTAGTCGCTTTTATTATGTATTTATTTCAAATTGTTATGCCTATGGGACAATTAACCACATTTTTCACTCAATTTCAAAAAGCAACAGGTGCAACGGAACGAATCATTTCAATATTAGAAACAGTGGAAGAAGAGCATAAGATCAAACAGGAAGTAAAAAATGTGAACCAGCCTATTAATGTTGAACATGTCAGCTTTTCCTATGGTGATGCGGAGCCTGTTCTAAAGGACATTAGCTTTTCAGTTGATTCGGGTAAAGTAACGGCAATAGTAGGTCCTAGCGGAAGTGGAAAAACGACACTCTTTTCTTTATTAGAGAGATATTATCAACCACAGGAAGGAGAAATTCGATTAGGACGGGAATCAATTCATCATTTCTCCTTGTTATCGTGGAGAAGTCAAATCGGGTATGTGTCACAAGAAAGTCCCATCGTTTCAGGAACGATTCGTGATAATATTTGCTATGGTTTAGATCGAAAAGTGGATGAGGCAGATTTATATCGGGTAGCAAAAATGGCTTATGCTGATCAGTTTATTACTGAGCTACCTCAAGGTTTCGACACTGAAGTAGGGGAAAGAGGGATTAAGCTGTCTGGTGGTCAAAGACAAAGAATTGCGATTGCTCGCGCCTTTTTGAGGGATCCAAAAATATTAATGCTTGATGAGGCCACCTCTAGTTTGGACAGCAAATCAGAGCTTGTTGTTCAACAAGCTTTACAAAACTTAATGAAGGGACGTACCACTCTCGTAATTGCCCATCGATTATCGACAGTTATTGATGCGGATCAAATTTTATTTTTTGAAAAGGGGAAAATTACAGGGCAAGGTACACATGAGGAGCTCGTACAATCACATACTCTCTATCGTGAATTTGCCAATCAACAATTACGTATGAAGGAACCAGTGTAG
- a CDS encoding response regulator transcription factor, with product MSKLLIVDDDSYIRELVLLFLKKEGFELYEASDGRHALNIMEKMKMDLAIIDIMMPNMDGWQLCQEIREYSDIPILMLTAKGETTQKVKGFELGADDYLVKPFEPIELVARVKALLKRYNITISQTVEIGGFTLNRRTHEISFYDQDFTIPLKEFELLFKLASYPGKTFSREQLIEDIWGYDYEGDERTVDVHIKRLRERFSDQEFPFRIKTIRGLGYRLEVLK from the coding sequence ATGTCAAAGCTGCTAATAGTTGATGATGATTCATATATACGTGAGCTCGTCCTTCTTTTTTTAAAGAAGGAGGGATTCGAGCTTTATGAAGCGTCAGATGGAAGACATGCATTAAATATAATGGAAAAGATGAAGATGGATCTTGCAATTATCGATATTATGATGCCCAATATGGATGGCTGGCAGTTGTGTCAAGAGATTAGGGAATATAGTGATATTCCTATTCTAATGCTCACAGCTAAAGGAGAAACTACACAAAAGGTAAAGGGATTTGAACTAGGAGCGGATGATTATTTAGTCAAACCTTTCGAACCGATTGAACTGGTGGCAAGGGTTAAAGCATTGTTAAAAAGATACAATATTACTATATCGCAAACAGTTGAGATAGGTGGGTTTACACTTAATCGAAGGACACATGAAATTTCGTTTTATGATCAGGATTTTACTATTCCTTTAAAAGAATTTGAGCTGTTATTTAAATTGGCCAGCTATCCTGGAAAAACCTTTTCAAGAGAACAGCTCATTGAGGATATTTGGGGATATGATTATGAGGGGGATGAACGAACAGTGGATGTGCATATTAAAAGACTAAGGGAGCGCTTTTCCGATCAAGAATTTCCATTTCGAATAAAAACAATAAGAGGATTAGGGTACCGGCTTGAGGTTCTCAAATGA
- a CDS encoding sensor histidine kinase yields the protein MKVKKFLQHLFGFLMFLVLMSVSFSVGYFIINDIYPVFHFQMSDYIRHLLAVILGFFILGGISFTISLFTRTKQRTHFQEVIDALRKIAKGDFNVHLEFKTNREHPFTKIIDNINHMAVKLKQMEDMRQEFISNVSHEIQSPLTSISGFARALQYEELTQEERTHYLQIIETESKRLSKLSDNLLKLTSLESTNHPFEQKEFPLDKQIRTIILACEPQWAEKDLELDISLDKVTIVGDDDLMSQVWMNLIHNSIKFTPPSGTIHVQLQQVDDKAIVKIVDTGIGMSKEDQIHIFERFYKADKARERSKGGSGLGLSIVKRIIEMHHGTIFVESEEGKGAVFTVIIPLGW from the coding sequence ATGAAAGTTAAAAAATTTCTACAGCATCTTTTTGGGTTCCTAATGTTTCTTGTTCTCATGTCCGTTAGTTTTTCTGTCGGTTATTTTATCATAAATGATATCTATCCAGTGTTTCACTTTCAAATGTCCGATTATATTCGACATTTACTGGCAGTTATTCTTGGTTTCTTCATTCTAGGGGGGATTAGTTTTACGATCTCCTTATTTACTCGAACGAAGCAACGAACTCACTTTCAAGAGGTAATTGATGCGTTAAGAAAAATTGCCAAGGGTGATTTTAATGTTCACCTGGAATTCAAGACAAATAGGGAACATCCGTTTACAAAAATTATCGATAATATTAATCATATGGCTGTAAAACTAAAGCAAATGGAAGATATGCGTCAGGAGTTCATCTCAAATGTATCTCACGAAATTCAGTCCCCATTAACATCGATCAGTGGTTTTGCACGTGCACTCCAATATGAAGAACTGACCCAGGAGGAGAGAACACATTACCTCCAAATAATTGAAACGGAAAGTAAAAGATTATCCAAATTAAGTGATAATTTGTTAAAACTTACTTCGCTTGAATCAACGAATCATCCATTTGAACAAAAGGAGTTTCCTTTGGATAAGCAAATTAGAACGATCATTTTAGCCTGCGAACCGCAATGGGCTGAAAAGGATTTAGAATTAGATATCTCATTGGACAAGGTGACGATTGTTGGAGATGACGATTTAATGAGTCAAGTATGGATGAATTTAATTCATAATAGTATTAAATTTACTCCTCCTTCTGGTACGATACATGTGCAATTACAACAAGTAGATGACAAAGCCATTGTGAAAATTGTAGATACTGGTATTGGAATGTCTAAAGAAGATCAAATCCATATATTTGAACGATTTTATAAAGCAGATAAAGCGAGAGAACGATCTAAGGGAGGAAGTGGCTTAGGATTATCCATCGTCAAAAGAATCATAGAAATGCATCATGGAACAATCTTTGTTGAAAGTGAAGAGGGAAAAGGGGCTGTGTTCACTGTAATTATTCCGCTAGGATGGTAG
- a CDS encoding ABC transporter ATP-binding protein produces MMKKIVEFKSVSKKVKGRKLINNLTLQVERGAICGLLGPNGAGKTTFIRMLTGLIRPTSGQIFINGKNVVENREEAMTNVGAIVESPIFFPYMTGRENLRNLARLHGNGTKPKVEEVLQIVGLEKRADEKVKMYSLGMKQRLGIAQALLGDPDLLILDEPANGLDPMGIRELRELILSLKHQYKKTILISSHLLDELQKICDEIVIIREGELVWIGELKDQQNLEEMFIELVSK; encoded by the coding sequence ATGATGAAAAAAATAGTAGAATTTAAATCCGTATCCAAAAAGGTGAAAGGTAGGAAGTTAATTAATAATTTGACGTTACAGGTGGAAAGAGGAGCCATATGTGGATTACTTGGACCAAATGGGGCAGGGAAGACTACTTTTATTCGTATGCTAACGGGTCTCATTCGCCCAACATCAGGTCAAATTTTCATTAATGGTAAAAATGTAGTAGAAAATCGTGAAGAGGCGATGACAAATGTAGGTGCAATTGTAGAATCACCAATCTTTTTCCCTTATATGACTGGAAGAGAAAATTTGAGAAATTTAGCAAGATTACATGGAAATGGAACGAAACCAAAAGTGGAAGAAGTGCTACAAATTGTCGGATTAGAGAAGCGTGCAGATGAAAAGGTAAAAATGTATTCTTTAGGAATGAAGCAGCGGCTTGGAATTGCACAGGCATTATTAGGTGATCCAGATTTACTCATATTGGATGAACCTGCAAATGGACTTGATCCAATGGGCATTCGGGAGCTAAGGGAACTGATTCTTTCTTTAAAACATCAATACAAAAAAACCATTCTCATCTCTAGTCATCTTCTAGATGAATTACAAAAAATATGCGATGAAATAGTGATAATTCGCGAAGGTGAACTGGTATGGATAGGTGAACTGAAAGATCAACAGAACCTTGAAGAAATGTTTATTGAGTTGGTGTCAAAATGA